ATGCATCCTAGCTCTCGCCTCCTTATCACCCTGATATGACTTTTCCAGATACTCGAAAATCAGCACAATGGCCTTTTCACACATTGCATCGCTGAAGTCATTTTTCCACGGCGATACTGCTCCCTCAATCGCATGAGTCAGGGCGTCCATTCCGGTTCCAGCAACCAGTTTCTGCGGCATTTTTTCAACAAATCTGTAGTCCAGTATCGTTATATCCGGAATCGCATCTCTGTGTGCCGGCAATACTTTTCTCCTCTCCTTATTGTCCGTCAGTACCATCGCCCATGTGGCATCGGCTCCCGTTCCACTTGTTGTGGGAATGGAGATTAGCCTTGCCTTCCTTCTGAATCCTAGCTGATAGAGGTCCGTAAAAGGTGTGACAACTTCCGGATCGACATCCACCTCCATCAAGATTCTGGCCATCTTTCCAACATCCATAACACTTCCGCCACCAAGAGCTATGATCAGCTCCGCATCCATCTCTCTCGCAACCTTTGAACATTTTAAAGCGGTTTCAATACTGGGTTCAGGCTCAACCTCGTCAAAGACCTCAATCCTCTCGGCCTTCAGGTATTTCTTAACCTCCTCCACGTATCCAAGCTCCACAAGAGACCTGTCAGTGACAAGCAGGACCCTTTCTGCTCTCTCATTCTGCAGGTGCTCTATAGCATCATCACCGAAAACGGTTTTCGGGGCTATGAACCACCACATCTCAAACCACCATGCATATACATGATTTAGCAACATAAAATTTTTTCCAATCCTTGTGTGCCCCCAATCCTTTTACACGAAACTTTTTTTAATTTTTAATTCAAAATTCTTCCAATGCCGTCGCTAAAATTCAGCCTGAGAAAAAAAGATGAAATTCCACGGAGAACTTCTGTTTTTGAAATTATAAAAAAGAGCGCCCGTGGAGAGTTTCTGGATGAAGAAACCTTCAGAACCCTGTCAAAGAGACTCTCACAGGAATTCAACCCTCCTGAAGGATGGATCGAAGTTGAAGGTTATCCCGTTTACGGCAGGTTCGTAATTTCGAGTGTTCACATCCTGTTTAATGAAGAGAATAATGAATTCATCTACCATGTTAACGAGCCAAAGCTCAATGAGGAAGAGGAAAAGATCGTAAGGAACATTATAAGCAGACTGGAGTACTTTACAGCCAATCCCAAGGAAATCAGGGACAAAATTGGCACCTTGAAGACAAAAATCGACTCAATCATTGAGGCCTA
This genomic interval from Archaeoglobus neptunius contains the following:
- a CDS encoding iron-containing alcohol dehydrogenase yields the protein MWWFIAPKTVFGDDAIEHLQNERAERVLLVTDRSLVELGYVEEVKKYLKAERIEVFDEVEPEPSIETALKCSKVAREMDAELIIALGGGSVMDVGKMARILMEVDVDPEVVTPFTDLYQLGFRRKARLISIPTTSGTGADATWAMVLTDNKERRKVLPAHRDAIPDITILDYRFVEKMPQKLVAGTGMDALTHAIEGAVSPWKNDFSDAMCEKAIVLIFEYLEKSYQGDKEARARMHHAATMAGMGFGNSQVGAVHSLGHAFGAYFKVHHGICVGVFLPYVLQFYLNDESSRSTLDYLAKRIGMENGESIVERVLELMANISIPTRVSEIVGENEYFGALDSVCNHAINDACIITSPRCPGFDEVRKLYEYAFYGKKVDF